One region of Citrus sinensis cultivar Valencia sweet orange chromosome 6, DVS_A1.0, whole genome shotgun sequence genomic DNA includes:
- the LOC102631072 gene encoding protein GAMETE EXPRESSED 3, which produces MGLQALHQKLFLLLISEIHSLAISAMTGNQSFLFLLLILALLFVLFQPSKSWKYPSESSLSVPYRRSAFRLSKPLIGEDGKIYACSEKTLFAFESNGTIAWSLDLDFTCNIGTAPVHGGTGEVYIVAENRVLKVDLLKIGTSESATQVFYGTGSGKGGTGAIAGIAVSTSSSSVYINVKRHALFAFMTHGQLLWSAGPVLDQLGYRQGCTKTDVDCYFTSVPVIDQCEGSIYISNTQGELYSLSARSPYFNWIQDLSSFDKAFTLTPGNNGYLYVTIPVRALVLALDTSSGNILWHKSVGPLGSAEYAPVVDSNGWISVGSLDGLLYSFSPSGVLNKFSKSDTSDSVIQVSPLLDCSAYAVYISQTEMNQKITCTSGEYTFVSTMNPKSAVFSLLVPSTGAIYWSESYPGQFSSLLSKSDLQHFVLDESLVLAFLTASKTGNPLPCRTKYQKLVASCSQTRPKLPSIYTGNERAILLFLFFESVVLLVLAVLVRFCCIFWRKKKLQGQHLGNFLEKRRSLQLKKKAFDRSITELEKKVAEDAVANEVIKKISSLVRERRSVERKLSTTYSLGRDEAAASSESKSFPPVYDAKSRSYSFQGAKKESVTIFHTLSATSSAESSSERETSWVSEDKDQSTAKAKAKAKAKAPIKAESSSDGDGIMDKEYRRSPSEPASSSRGFINPLLLKQEKLQDKGEVVESMSSSIRSMLLLKRRRTLSSTN; this is translated from the exons ATGGGACTCCAAGCACTCCACCAAAAACTTTTTCTTCTACTGATATCGGAAATACATTCTCTTGCAATCTCTGCAATGACGGGGAATCAATCCTTTCTCTTCTTGCTTCTGATTCTTGCTTTGCTTTTCGTGCTTTTTCAGCCCTCAAAATCATGGAAGTACCCTAGTGAAAGTTCCCTTTcag TGCCTTATAGAAGAAGTGCTTTTAGACTTTCAAAGCCATTAATTGGAGAAGATGGGAAGATTTATGCTTGTTCGGAAAAGACTTTATTTGCATTTGAAAGTAATGGTACCATTGCTTGGTCCTTGGATTTAGATTTCACATGCAACATTGGTACGGCTCCAGTTCACGGTGGCACAGGAGAG GTATATATTGTTGCAGAAAATAGAGTTCTGAAAGTCGATCTTCTGAAGATTGGAACTTCTGAATCTGCCACACAAGTTTTCTACGGTACAGGATCTGGTAAAGGGGGAACAGGTGCAATTGCTGGGATTGCAGTTAGCACATCGAGTTCATCAGTTTACATTAATGTTAAACGTCACGCTCTCTTTGCATTCATGACACACGGACAACTTCTGTGGAGTGCTGGACCTGTGCTAGATCAATTAGGCTATCGTCAAGGTTGCACGAAAACTGATGTTGATTGTTACTTCACTTCAGTCCCCGTGATTGATCAATGTGAGGGAAGTATATAT ATCTCAAATACTCAAGGTGAACTTTACTCTTTGTCAGCTCGTAGTCCTTATTTTAACTGGATCCAGGATTTGAGTTCATTTGACAAAGCTTTTACTCTCACCCCTGGAAACAATGGTTACTTGTATGTTACAATACCAGTTAGGGCTCTAGTGTTGGCTCTAGACACATCCTCAGGAAATATTCTTTGGCACAAAAGCGTTGGACCATTAGGTTCTGCAGAATATGCTCCAGTAGTTGACTCTAATG GTTGGATATCTGTTGGTTCATTAGATGGCTTGCTGTACTCATTTTCCCCGTCTGGGGTTCTCAATAAATTCTCGAAATCAGATACTTCAGATTCAGTGATCCAAGTTAGTCCGCTTCTTGATTGCTCTGCCTATGCAGTTTATATATCCCAAACTGAGATGAATCAAAAGATTACTTGCACTAGTGGTGAGTATACTTTTGTTTCCACAATGAACCCTAAAAGTGCAGTCTTCTCCTTATTGGTTCCATCTACTGGGGCCATATATTGGTCTGAAAGCTATCCTG GCCAATTCTCATCCTTGTTGTCAAAGAGTGATCTGCAGCATTTTGTACTAGATGAGAGTCTTGTTCTTGCTTTTCTCACTGCTTCAA AGACTGGCAACCCGCTGCCATGCCGTACTAAGT ATCAGAAACTTGTAGCTAGTTGCTCTCAAACAAGGCCTAAGCTGCCTAGTATCTACACAG GCAACGAAAGGGCAATACTGCTGTTCCTCTTTTTTGAGTCTGTAGTCTTGCTAGTTTTAGCAGTGCTAGTGCGATTCTGTTGTATATTTTGGAGGAAAAAGAAGCTCCAAGGCCAACATCTGGGaaattttcttgaaaagaGA AGATCACTccaactcaagaagaaagcatttGATAGATCAATCACAGAACTGGAGAAAAAGGTTGCAGAGGATGCAGTAGCCAATGAAGTGATCAAAAAAATCAGTAGTTTGGTACGTGAAAGACGGAGCGTTGAGAGGAAGCTCTCAACAACATACAGTTTGGGCCGCGATGAAGCTGCAGCAAGCTCAGAGTCAAAATCCTTCCCACCAGTTTATGATGCAAAAAGCAGAAGCTACTCGTTTCAAGGAGCCAAGAAAGAAAGTGTTACCATCTTTCACACATTGAGTGCAACTTCTTCTGCAGAAAGTAGCAGCGAAAGAGAAACCAGCTGGGTTTCCGAGGATAAAGATCAGTCAACAGCCAAAGCTAAGGCAAAGGCAAAAGCAAAGGCACCCATTAAAGCAGAAAGTTCAAGTGATGGTGATGGGATAATGGATAAGGAGTACAGAAGAAGCCCATCAGAGCCAGCTTCAAGCTCAAGGGGGTTCATCAATCCATTACTTCTGAAGCAAGAAAAGTTGCAGGACAAAGGGGAAGTGGTGGAGTCAATGTCGAGTAGCATAAGAAGCATGCTACTGTTGAAGAGGAGGAGGACATTGTCTTCAACTAACTAG
- the LOC102626905 gene encoding isoprenylcysteine alpha-carbonyl methylesterase ICME isoform X1, which produces MNDDMETEPMVSFGPSSNYVGSNNQQRRRRPAGSKPEKPRRQNSFSRDIGHAAAETYLITRLTFTLLRYLGLGYRWISRLVALGCYAMLLLPGFLQVAYYYFFSSQVRRSVVYGDQPRNRLDLHFPTNNDGPKPVVVFVTGGAWIIGYKAWGSLLGRQLAERDIIVACLDYRNFPQGTISDMVKDVSQGISFVFNNIADYGGDPNRIYLMGQSAGAHISSCALLEQAVKESTGESISWSASHIKYYFGLSGGYNLLNLVDHCHNRGLYRSIFLSIMEGEESLPVFSPEVRIKDPSIRDASSLLPPIILFHGTSDYSIPSDASMAFADALQKVGAKPELVLYPGKSHTDLFLQDPLRGGKDDLFDHIIAVIHANDKEALAKDAMAPPRKRLVPEPLLRMARLISPF; this is translated from the exons atgaatgacGATATGGAGACCGAACCGATGGTGTCGTTTGGTCCCTCTAGTAATTATGTGGGAAGCAATAATCAGCAGAGGCGCCGGAGACCCGCCGGAAGCAAGCCGGAGAAGCCACGACGGCAGAATTCGTTTAGCCGAGATATTGGGCACGCTGCCGCTGAGACTTATCTTATCACCAGGCTAACCTTCACTCTTCTTCGATATCTTGG gTTAGGCTATCGGTGGATCTCAAGATTGGTTGCTCTCGGTTGTTATGCTATGTTACTTTTGCCTGGCTTTCTCCAAG TTgcctattattattttttctcgaGCCAAGTCAGGCGGAGTGTTGTTTATGGAGATCAACCCAGAAATAG GTTGGACCTACATTTTCCCACAAATAATGATGGACCGAAGCCAGTTGTGGTGTTTGTAACTGGTGGAGCCTGGATTATTGG GTACAAAGCGTGGGGTTCTCTTCTAGGAAGGCAGTTGGCGGAAAGAGACATTATAGTTGCATGCCTTGATTATAG AAATTTTCCCCAGGGAACTATCAGTGACATGGTGAAAGACGTTTCTCAGGGCATCTCATTTGTCTTCAACAACATTGCTGATTATGGAGGTGATCCTAACAG GATTTATCTAATGGGGCAATCAGCTGGTGCACATATTTCTTCTTGTGCTCTCTTGGAGCAAGCAGTCAAAGAATCTACAGGAGAGAGCATCTCGTGGAGCGCTTcccatataaaatattattttggtttATCTGGAGG GTacaatttacttaatttagtAGATCATTGCCACAACCGTGGTCTCTATCGTTCCATTTTCTTAAG CATCATGGAAGGAGAAGAATCCCTTCCAGTATTTTCACCTGAAGTAAGAATAAAGGACCCAAGCATTAGAGATGCTAGTTCTCTCCTTCCTCCTATTATACTTTTTCATGGAACCTCAGATTACTCAATACCATCAGATGCCAG TATGGCATTTGCGGATGCTCTTCAAAAGGTTGGAGCCAAGCCTGAGCTGGTTTTGTATCCTGGGAAAAGTCATACAGACTTGTTTCTGCAA GATCCTCTTAGAGGCGGTAAAGATGATTTATTCGACCATATTATTGCTGTGATACATGCCAATGACAAAGAAGCTCTTGCAAAGGACGCTATGGCACCTCCAAGAAAACGTCTTGTTCCCGAACCTTTGTTAAGGATGGCTCGACTTATCAGCCCCTTCTAG
- the LOC102626905 gene encoding isoprenylcysteine alpha-carbonyl methylesterase ICME isoform X2, translated as MNDDMETEPMVSFGPSSNYVGSNNQQRRRRPAGSKPEKPRRQNSFSRDIGHAAAETYLITRLTFTLLRYLGLGYRWISRLVALGCYAMLLLPGFLQVAYYYFFSSQVRRSVVYGDQPRNRLDLHFPTNNDGPKPVVVFVTGGAWIIGYKAWGSLLGRQLAERDIIVACLDYRNFPQGTISDMVKDVSQGISFVFNNIADYGGDPNRIYLMGQSAGAHISSCALLEQAVKESTGESISWSASHIKYYFGLSGGYNLLNLVDHCHNRGLYRSIFLSIMEGEESLPVFSPEVRIKDPSIRDASSLLPPIILFHGTSDYSIPSDASMAFADALQKVGAKPELVLYPGKSHTDLFLQLPSNLSLPCYPCYAGSS; from the exons atgaatgacGATATGGAGACCGAACCGATGGTGTCGTTTGGTCCCTCTAGTAATTATGTGGGAAGCAATAATCAGCAGAGGCGCCGGAGACCCGCCGGAAGCAAGCCGGAGAAGCCACGACGGCAGAATTCGTTTAGCCGAGATATTGGGCACGCTGCCGCTGAGACTTATCTTATCACCAGGCTAACCTTCACTCTTCTTCGATATCTTGG gTTAGGCTATCGGTGGATCTCAAGATTGGTTGCTCTCGGTTGTTATGCTATGTTACTTTTGCCTGGCTTTCTCCAAG TTgcctattattattttttctcgaGCCAAGTCAGGCGGAGTGTTGTTTATGGAGATCAACCCAGAAATAG GTTGGACCTACATTTTCCCACAAATAATGATGGACCGAAGCCAGTTGTGGTGTTTGTAACTGGTGGAGCCTGGATTATTGG GTACAAAGCGTGGGGTTCTCTTCTAGGAAGGCAGTTGGCGGAAAGAGACATTATAGTTGCATGCCTTGATTATAG AAATTTTCCCCAGGGAACTATCAGTGACATGGTGAAAGACGTTTCTCAGGGCATCTCATTTGTCTTCAACAACATTGCTGATTATGGAGGTGATCCTAACAG GATTTATCTAATGGGGCAATCAGCTGGTGCACATATTTCTTCTTGTGCTCTCTTGGAGCAAGCAGTCAAAGAATCTACAGGAGAGAGCATCTCGTGGAGCGCTTcccatataaaatattattttggtttATCTGGAGG GTacaatttacttaatttagtAGATCATTGCCACAACCGTGGTCTCTATCGTTCCATTTTCTTAAG CATCATGGAAGGAGAAGAATCCCTTCCAGTATTTTCACCTGAAGTAAGAATAAAGGACCCAAGCATTAGAGATGCTAGTTCTCTCCTTCCTCCTATTATACTTTTTCATGGAACCTCAGATTACTCAATACCATCAGATGCCAG TATGGCATTTGCGGATGCTCTTCAAAAGGTTGGAGCCAAGCCTGAGCTGGTTTTGTATCCTGGGAAAAGTCATACAGACTTGTTTCTGCAA TTGCCTTCCAACCTTTCCCTACCTTGTTACCCATGCTATGCAGGATCCTCTTAG